A section of the Streptomyces xinghaiensis S187 genome encodes:
- a CDS encoding hemerythrin domain-containing protein gives MNHGEDAIAELTADHREVDELFESLQGVPTGRPERRQVLDRITMELVRHAVAEEQYLYPEVRRRVPGGAALADKEIADHAEVERLLKDLEDRRPDDPDFDGLVIRLISEVTAHIHDEERHLFARLREVCSAERLQELGGKIRRAKRTAPTRPHPGAPDTPPANRLLDPGAGLVDRARDALSGRGRL, from the coding sequence ATGAACCACGGTGAGGACGCCATCGCGGAACTGACGGCCGATCACCGTGAGGTCGACGAACTGTTCGAGAGTCTGCAGGGCGTCCCCACCGGCCGCCCCGAGCGCAGGCAGGTGCTGGACCGGATCACCATGGAACTCGTCCGGCACGCGGTCGCCGAGGAGCAGTACCTGTATCCGGAGGTGCGCCGGCGTGTGCCCGGCGGCGCCGCGCTCGCCGACAAGGAGATCGCCGACCACGCCGAGGTGGAACGGCTCCTCAAGGACCTGGAGGACCGCAGGCCCGACGACCCGGACTTCGACGGGCTCGTCATCCGGCTGATCAGCGAGGTGACCGCGCACATCCACGACGAGGAGCGGCACCTCTTCGCCCGGCTGCGCGAGGTCTGCTCCGCCGAACGGCTGCAGGAGCTGGGCGGCAAGATCCGCCGGGCCAAGCGGACCGCCCCCACCCGCCCGCACCCCGGCGCCCCCGACACCCCGCCCGCCAACCGTCTTCTCGACCCGGGGGCGGGGCTCGTCGACCGCGCCCGCGACGCCCTGAGCGGGCGCGGGAGGCTCTGA
- a CDS encoding SpoIIE family protein phosphatase — MASAHPPGLLRRLPRLLRSPDPQAMLAVLTEDREEDGEPAPLVPERTRIYVEGAARTEVFPAGSGPGPANRAFDEAVAEVMRTGRPLRAGGPETPVALLPLSADGRVAGVLAAGLRSADPAEGSPDDSALQLLADTCAVRLNSLAHRSVELLSEAARATRTGGFAWDLSRNSVRWDERACDIYGVDPAEFDGDEEAFFGSLHPDDVPVVQAAIAEVTEAAVTSPGSGPAGDTGSYRLHYRVVHPDGSQHPVLEHGRVVLDEEGRPTRALGLVLRSPPGMTPAMPSLSPDRSRDAFLFSLTRALSKAVTVRDVARVMTDLTRPALGAANVTIGVVEHGGLKIIGRTPVAPELRHLHRPARRAMELALTQEEPLFLEDLNRLRGTGVPDLGATGPVPPRAWVVLSLSSSERPTGACLISFSGPRHFDPGERTFYTAVAAILTQSLERARMFDSEHQRASDLQTAMLPRRLPPLPSLATHARYLPGTSEMNVGGDWYDVLPLADGTAALVIGDVQGHDAHASAVMGQLRVILRTCAEAGMNPGSVLARANRVLADLDTGRFATCAYLVLDPSDGSLEGARAGHPHPLLVSPGTAGELRLAGGPPLGVMPHARYGTTRARLADDETLVLFTDGLVERKGADLDVCIAQMRNDLHHWMRDTEQEYGRLVGPEEVTDFLLRDDGDPGRSDDVALLAVRRTG, encoded by the coding sequence ATGGCCTCAGCCCATCCGCCGGGGCTGCTCCGCCGGCTGCCCCGGCTGCTGCGGAGCCCGGACCCGCAGGCCATGCTCGCCGTCCTGACCGAGGACCGGGAGGAGGACGGCGAGCCGGCGCCACTCGTGCCCGAGCGCACCCGGATATACGTCGAGGGCGCCGCGCGCACCGAGGTGTTCCCCGCCGGCTCCGGACCCGGGCCCGCGAACCGGGCGTTCGACGAGGCGGTCGCGGAGGTGATGCGCACCGGACGGCCCCTGCGCGCCGGCGGACCGGAGACCCCCGTGGCGCTGCTGCCGCTGTCCGCCGACGGCCGGGTCGCCGGCGTCCTGGCGGCGGGGCTGCGGTCCGCGGACCCGGCAGAGGGCTCCCCCGACGACTCGGCCCTGCAACTGCTGGCCGACACCTGCGCGGTACGGCTGAACAGCCTCGCCCACCGTTCCGTCGAACTCCTGTCCGAGGCGGCGCGGGCCACCCGGACCGGGGGCTTCGCCTGGGACCTCTCGCGGAACTCCGTCCGCTGGGACGAGCGGGCCTGCGACATCTACGGCGTCGACCCGGCCGAGTTCGACGGTGACGAGGAGGCGTTCTTCGGCTCCCTCCACCCGGACGACGTCCCGGTGGTCCAGGCGGCCATCGCGGAGGTGACCGAGGCCGCCGTCACCTCGCCCGGGTCGGGCCCGGCCGGCGACACCGGCTCCTACCGGCTGCACTACCGCGTCGTCCACCCGGACGGCAGCCAGCACCCCGTGCTCGAACACGGCCGGGTGGTCCTGGACGAGGAGGGACGCCCCACCCGCGCCCTGGGGCTGGTGCTGCGGAGTCCGCCCGGTATGACGCCGGCCATGCCCTCCCTCTCCCCCGACCGCTCGCGGGACGCCTTCCTCTTCAGCCTGACCCGGGCGCTCTCCAAGGCCGTGACCGTACGGGACGTCGCCCGGGTCATGACCGATCTGACCCGTCCCGCGCTGGGCGCCGCGAACGTCACCATCGGCGTCGTCGAGCACGGCGGGCTGAAGATCATCGGCCGGACCCCCGTCGCCCCGGAACTGCGCCATCTGCACCGGCCGGCCCGCCGGGCCATGGAACTGGCGCTGACGCAGGAGGAACCGCTGTTCCTGGAGGACCTCAACCGGCTGCGCGGCACGGGGGTCCCCGATCTGGGCGCCACCGGCCCCGTGCCACCGCGGGCCTGGGTCGTGCTCTCGCTCTCCTCCTCCGAGCGCCCCACCGGCGCCTGTCTCATCTCCTTCTCCGGCCCGCGCCACTTCGACCCGGGCGAACGCACCTTCTACACCGCCGTCGCGGCGATCCTGACGCAGAGTCTCGAACGCGCCCGGATGTTCGACTCCGAGCACCAGCGGGCCAGCGATCTCCAGACGGCGATGCTCCCCCGCCGCCTGCCCCCGCTCCCGTCACTCGCCACCCACGCCCGCTACCTCCCGGGCACGAGCGAGATGAACGTCGGCGGGGACTGGTACGACGTGCTGCCGCTCGCGGACGGCACCGCGGCCCTGGTGATCGGGGACGTCCAGGGGCACGACGCCCACGCCTCGGCGGTCATGGGCCAGCTCCGCGTCATCCTGCGCACCTGCGCCGAGGCCGGGATGAACCCCGGCAGTGTGCTCGCCCGGGCCAACCGCGTCCTGGCCGATCTCGACACCGGCCGCTTCGCCACCTGCGCCTATCTCGTCCTCGACCCCTCCGACGGCTCCCTGGAGGGGGCCCGGGCGGGACACCCCCACCCTCTGCTGGTCTCCCCCGGCACGGCCGGCGAACTCCGGCTGGCGGGCGGCCCGCCGCTCGGCGTCATGCCGCACGCGCGGTACGGGACGACCAGGGCGCGCCTCGCCGACGACGAGACACTCGTCCTCTTCACGGACGGCCTGGTGGAACGGAAAGGCGCCGACCTCGACGTCTGCATCGCACAGATGCGCAACGATCTCCACCACTGGATGCGGGACACCGAACAGGAGTACGGCCGTCTCGTGGGCCCGGAAGAGGTCACGGACTTCCTTCTCCGGGATGACGGTGATCCGGGCCGTTCGGACGACGTCGCCCTTCTCGCGGTGCGCCGCACCGGCTGA
- the ctaD gene encoding cytochrome c oxidase subunit I yields MVSDTQTREVPAGPRPRTPGRVIVDWLTTTDHKKIGALYMVSSFIFFVIGGILALAIRAELARPGTQILSNEQYNQAFTMHGTVMLLLFATPLFAGFTNAIMPLQIGAPDVAFPRLNMLSYWLFLFGSLIALASFLTPQGAPDFGWFAYTPLSREEYSPGVGGDMWIMGLAMSGFGTILGAVNFITTIVCMRAPGMTMFRMPIFVWNTLLTSVLIILVFPVLAAALFALEVDRLFGAHIYDPANGGALLWQHLFWFFGHPEVYIIALPFFGIVTEVIPVFSRRPIFGYVGLVGATLVITGLSASVWAHHMFATGGVLLPFFSFMSFLIAVPTGVKFFNWIGTMWNGSLSFETPMLWALGFLVSFLFGGLTGVLLASPPLDFHVTDGYFVVAHFHYVIFGTVVFAMFAGFHFWWPKFTGKMLDERLGKIHFWTLFIGFHTTFLVQHWLGVEGMPRRYADYLAADGFTLLNTISTIGSFLLGLSTLPFLYNVWRTTKYSPKILVDDPWGYGRSLEWATSCPPPRHNFLTLPRIRSESPAFDLHHPDLALIDEEENTGRRDMIEPGRGAAPPLGDDRGPGHGHADGRGRS; encoded by the coding sequence ATGGTCTCGGACACCCAGACGCGAGAAGTTCCGGCCGGACCGAGGCCCAGGACGCCGGGGAGAGTGATCGTCGACTGGCTGACCACTACCGACCACAAGAAAATCGGCGCCCTCTACATGGTCTCGTCGTTCATCTTCTTCGTGATCGGCGGAATCCTGGCTCTCGCCATCCGGGCCGAACTGGCCCGGCCCGGCACGCAGATCCTCTCGAACGAGCAGTACAACCAGGCGTTCACCATGCACGGCACCGTCATGCTGCTGCTGTTCGCCACACCTCTGTTCGCCGGTTTCACCAACGCCATCATGCCGCTGCAGATCGGCGCGCCGGATGTCGCCTTCCCCCGGCTGAACATGTTGTCGTACTGGCTCTTTCTCTTCGGATCGCTGATCGCCCTCGCCAGTTTCCTCACCCCGCAGGGGGCCCCCGACTTCGGCTGGTTCGCCTATACGCCGCTCTCCCGCGAGGAGTACTCACCGGGCGTCGGCGGCGACATGTGGATCATGGGCCTGGCGATGTCCGGCTTCGGCACCATCCTGGGCGCCGTCAACTTCATCACCACCATCGTCTGCATGCGGGCCCCGGGCATGACGATGTTCCGGATGCCGATCTTCGTCTGGAACACCCTGCTCACCAGCGTCCTGATCATCCTGGTCTTCCCCGTGCTGGCCGCGGCCCTGTTCGCGCTGGAGGTGGACCGCCTCTTCGGGGCCCACATCTACGACCCGGCGAACGGCGGGGCGCTCCTGTGGCAGCATCTCTTCTGGTTCTTCGGGCATCCCGAGGTCTACATCATCGCCCTGCCGTTCTTCGGCATCGTCACCGAGGTCATCCCCGTGTTCAGCCGGAGGCCGATCTTCGGTTATGTCGGCCTCGTCGGCGCGACACTGGTGATCACCGGTCTCTCCGCCTCGGTGTGGGCGCACCACATGTTCGCCACCGGCGGGGTGCTGCTGCCGTTCTTCTCCTTCATGTCCTTCCTCATCGCGGTGCCGACCGGCGTGAAGTTCTTCAACTGGATCGGCACCATGTGGAACGGCTCGCTGTCGTTCGAGACGCCCATGCTGTGGGCGCTGGGATTCCTGGTCTCCTTCCTCTTCGGCGGTCTGACCGGCGTGCTGCTCGCCTCTCCGCCGCTCGACTTCCATGTCACCGACGGCTATTTCGTCGTCGCGCACTTCCATTACGTGATCTTCGGGACCGTGGTGTTCGCCATGTTCGCCGGTTTCCACTTCTGGTGGCCGAAATTCACCGGGAAAATGCTGGACGAGCGGCTGGGGAAAATCCACTTCTGGACGCTCTTCATCGGCTTCCACACCACCTTCCTCGTCCAGCACTGGCTCGGTGTCGAGGGGATGCCCCGCCGTTACGCCGACTATCTCGCGGCCGACGGGTTCACGCTGCTGAACACCATCTCGACCATCGGCTCCTTCCTGCTGGGGCTCTCCACGCTGCCGTTCCTCTACAACGTCTGGCGGACGACCAAGTACTCACCGAAGATCCTGGTCGACGACCCCTGGGGCTACGGCCGCTCGCTGGAGTGGGCGACCTCCTGCCCGCCGCCCCGGCACAACTTCCTCACCCTGCCGCGGATCCGCTCCGAGTCCCCGGCCTTCGACCTGCACCACCCGGATCTCGCCCTCATCGACGAGGAGGAGAACACCGGGCGCAGGGACATGATCGAGCCCGGCAGGGGCGCCGCCCCACCGCTCGGCGACGACCGCGGCCCGGGCCACGGTCACGCCGACGGCCGCGGCAGGAGCTGA
- a CDS encoding lysine N(6)-hydroxylase/L-ornithine N(5)-oxygenase family protein has translation MTAAAGHPYDLVGIGIGPFNLSLAALADGVPELRTLFLDARPRFSWHPGLLLEGTVLQVPFLADLVTMADPTSPWSYLSYLRAHDRMFPFFFSERFHIPRREYDHYCRWAAERLPSCRFDAEVTSVEWDGPAGVFRVEHRSAAGRRSPVAARRIVLGVGTEPVLPEVLRPLTAAGHRGRVLHSADYRTHRARLAAEDDVTVIGAGQSGAEVVLDLLRHQDGDGAGGPYVRWLARTPAFAPMEYSKIGLEHFTPDYIRYFRGLPPEVRDRLVREQWQLYKGVSEETLAEIHDALYERTIGGTEPRAALHPGVEITGAEAVTGGFLLRCHHAQQDSRFEVRTSAVVAATGYAAVRPAFLDPVAGLVDWDDRGRYRIDGEYRVALDPAVTGSLYVQNAELHTHGVGAPDLTLGAWRAATILNAVAGRPVCPVPDRAAWTTFGAPASG, from the coding sequence GTGACCGCGGCGGCCGGGCACCCCTACGACCTGGTCGGCATCGGCATCGGCCCGTTCAACCTCTCCCTGGCCGCCCTGGCCGACGGCGTGCCCGAACTGCGCACCCTCTTCCTGGACGCCCGGCCCCGGTTCTCCTGGCACCCCGGCCTGCTCCTGGAGGGAACGGTTCTCCAGGTGCCCTTCCTCGCCGATCTGGTGACCATGGCCGACCCCACCAGCCCCTGGTCGTACCTCAGCTACCTGCGGGCGCACGACCGGATGTTCCCGTTCTTCTTCTCCGAGCGCTTCCACATCCCCCGGCGCGAATACGACCACTACTGCCGCTGGGCCGCCGAGCGCCTGCCGTCCTGCCGCTTCGACGCCGAGGTCACCTCGGTGGAGTGGGACGGCCCGGCCGGCGTCTTCCGGGTGGAGCACCGGTCCGCGGCCGGCCGCCGCTCCCCGGTGGCCGCCCGGCGGATCGTGCTGGGCGTCGGGACCGAACCGGTGCTCCCCGAGGTGCTGCGCCCGCTGACGGCCGCCGGGCACCGCGGCCGGGTCCTGCACAGCGCCGACTACCGCACCCACCGCGCCCGCCTGGCCGCCGAGGACGACGTCACGGTGATCGGCGCCGGCCAGTCCGGCGCCGAGGTGGTGCTCGACCTGCTGCGTCACCAGGACGGTGACGGCGCCGGCGGTCCGTACGTCCGCTGGCTCGCCCGTACCCCCGCCTTCGCGCCCATGGAGTACTCCAAGATCGGCCTGGAGCACTTCACCCCCGACTACATCCGCTACTTCCGCGGACTGCCGCCGGAGGTGCGGGACCGGCTCGTCCGCGAGCAGTGGCAGCTCTACAAGGGCGTCAGCGAGGAGACCCTCGCCGAGATCCACGACGCGCTGTACGAGCGCACCATCGGCGGCACCGAACCCCGCGCCGCCCTGCACCCCGGCGTCGAGATCACCGGGGCGGAGGCGGTGACCGGGGGCTTCCTGCTGCGCTGCCACCACGCCCAGCAGGACAGCCGGTTCGAGGTACGCACCTCGGCCGTCGTCGCGGCCACCGGTTACGCGGCCGTCCGCCCCGCCTTCCTCGACCCGGTGGCCGGCCTCGTCGACTGGGACGACCGGGGCCGGTACCGGATCGACGGCGAGTACCGGGTGGCGCTCGACCCGGCCGTCACCGGCTCCCTCTACGTGCAGAACGCCGAACTGCACACGCACGGGGTCGGCGCCCCCGACCTCACCCTGGGCGCCTGGCGCGCCGCCACCATCCTCAACGCCGTCGCCGGCCGCCCCGTGTGCCCCGTACCGGACCGGGCGGCCTGGACGACCTTCGGCGCGCCCGCGAGCGGCTGA
- a CDS encoding SRPBCC family protein, whose amino-acid sequence MSKVEESVEVEVPVRTAYDQWTQFEDFPQFMEGVERIEQRTPTRTHWVTKIAGVKREFDAEITEQIPDERVAWTTVEGEAKQAGVVTFHRLDDKRTKVMLQLDHDPQGIADTVGDKMGFVKKQAKQDLSRFKSFIESRGAETGAWRGQV is encoded by the coding sequence ATGTCGAAGGTCGAGGAATCCGTCGAGGTCGAGGTCCCCGTGCGCACCGCGTACGACCAGTGGACGCAGTTCGAGGACTTCCCGCAGTTCATGGAAGGCGTCGAGCGGATCGAGCAGCGGACACCGACCCGGACGCACTGGGTGACAAAGATCGCGGGCGTCAAGCGGGAGTTCGACGCCGAGATCACCGAGCAGATCCCCGACGAGCGCGTCGCCTGGACCACCGTCGAGGGTGAGGCCAAGCAGGCCGGCGTGGTCACCTTCCACCGCCTGGACGACAAGCGGACGAAGGTCATGCTCCAGCTCGACCACGACCCGCAGGGCATCGCCGACACGGTCGGGGACAAGATGGGCTTCGTGAAGAAGCAGGCCAAGCAGGACCTGAGCCGCTTCAAGTCCTTCATCGAGTCCCGCGGTGCCGAGACCGGTGCCTGGCGCGGCCAGGTCTGA
- a CDS encoding DMT family transporter, producing the protein MAWAVLILSGVLEAVWATALDRSQGFSRLWPSVVFGVALALSMAGLAYALREVPVGTGYAVWVGIGAVLTAGWAMATGGETVSVAKLLLLAGIIGCVAGLKLLH; encoded by the coding sequence ATGGCCTGGGCGGTGCTGATCCTGTCCGGTGTGCTGGAGGCGGTCTGGGCCACGGCGCTGGACCGGTCCCAGGGGTTCAGCAGGCTCTGGCCCAGCGTGGTCTTCGGGGTGGCGCTGGCGCTGAGCATGGCGGGCCTCGCCTACGCCCTGCGGGAGGTGCCGGTCGGCACCGGCTACGCGGTCTGGGTCGGCATCGGCGCCGTCCTGACGGCGGGGTGGGCCATGGCGACCGGCGGCGAGACGGTGTCCGTCGCCAAGCTGCTGCTGCTCGCGGGGATCATCGGCTGTGTGGCGGGACTGAAGCTGCTCCACTGA
- a CDS encoding CHRD domain-containing protein — MTAKRTTRLAALVALPMALALGTSTAATAAGPQGFQIDLSQLNNSGASGTAMLSLDGTELTVKIESQGLTPGQPHAQHIHGSTEGHDFTCPDITADKDGDGIVTTSEGLPVYGNINISLTVDGDTTPDSGLAVDRMPVAEADGTLSYERTLTVSQDVADHIQDLHVVQHGIDPNGNNKYDFGVGKSDLDPKLPQEATAPAACGLVKGAAVGSVPAGGVETGTTASASGVQSRGMAAVGAATLVAAAGTVVVTRRRRAAQDG, encoded by the coding sequence ATGACAGCCAAGCGCACCACACGGCTTGCCGCACTCGTCGCCCTCCCCATGGCCCTGGCCCTGGGCACCTCGACGGCCGCGACGGCCGCCGGACCGCAGGGGTTCCAGATCGACCTCTCGCAGCTCAACAACTCCGGCGCCTCCGGCACCGCCATGCTGAGCCTCGACGGCACCGAACTGACCGTCAAGATCGAGTCGCAGGGCCTGACGCCCGGCCAGCCGCACGCCCAGCACATCCACGGCTCCACGGAGGGGCACGACTTCACCTGCCCGGACATCACCGCCGACAAGGACGGGGACGGCATCGTCACCACCAGCGAGGGGCTGCCCGTCTACGGCAACATCAACATCTCGCTGACGGTGGACGGCGACACGACCCCGGACAGCGGCCTCGCCGTCGACCGGATGCCGGTGGCCGAGGCCGACGGCACGCTCTCCTACGAACGCACCCTGACGGTCTCGCAGGACGTCGCGGACCACATCCAGGACCTGCACGTCGTGCAGCACGGCATCGACCCCAACGGCAACAACAAGTACGACTTCGGCGTCGGCAAGAGCGACCTGGACCCGAAGCTTCCGCAGGAGGCCACCGCTCCGGCCGCCTGCGGCCTGGTCAAGGGCGCCGCGGTCGGCTCCGTGCCCGCCGGCGGCGTGGAGACCGGGACGACGGCCTCCGCCTCCGGTGTCCAGAGCCGCGGTATGGCCGCCGTCGGCGCGGCGACGCTCGTCGCGGCCGCGGGCACCGTCGTGGTGACCCGGCGCAGGCGCGCCGCCCAGGACGGTTGA
- a CDS encoding class F sortase, with the protein MNRGRKRALFVFVFVVVSATLVGLILTVQSRASSDEAAGTAPPAAPGDGAAQGGGQPAGKPAGDVKPLGASRPRQISIPGLGVTSTLEKLNLGADGEMKTPRDPFKAGWYEPGPAPGALGPAVIAGHVTWNGEPSVFHKLSTLKQGDRIEVTREDGRTAEFTVDKIGQYPKNEFPTVEVYRNLDHAGLRLITCGGEFSESDNRYSDNVVVFASLAGSRA; encoded by the coding sequence GTGAATCGTGGCCGCAAACGCGCCCTGTTCGTCTTCGTGTTCGTCGTGGTGTCGGCGACCCTCGTCGGGCTGATCCTGACCGTCCAGAGCCGGGCCTCGTCCGACGAGGCGGCGGGCACGGCCCCGCCCGCCGCTCCGGGTGACGGCGCGGCGCAGGGCGGCGGGCAGCCCGCCGGCAAGCCGGCCGGGGACGTCAAGCCGCTGGGCGCCTCCCGGCCGCGGCAGATCTCCATCCCCGGGCTGGGCGTCACCTCCACGCTGGAGAAGCTGAACCTGGGCGCCGACGGGGAGATGAAGACCCCGCGCGACCCGTTCAAGGCGGGCTGGTACGAGCCCGGGCCCGCGCCCGGCGCCCTGGGACCGGCCGTGATCGCGGGCCATGTCACCTGGAACGGTGAGCCCTCGGTCTTCCACAAGCTGTCCACCCTGAAGCAGGGCGACCGGATCGAGGTGACGCGCGAGGACGGCAGGACGGCCGAGTTCACGGTCGACAAGATCGGCCAGTATCCGAAGAACGAGTTCCCGACCGTCGAGGTGTACCGCAATCTCGACCACGCCGGGCTCCGCCTCATCACCTGCGGCGGCGAGTTCTCCGAGTCGGACAACCGCTACTCCGACAACGTGGTCGTCTTCGCCTCCCTGGCGGGCAGCCGCGCCTGA
- a CDS encoding RNA-binding S4 domain-containing protein, which yields MVSDEGAVRVDSWIWSVRLTKTRSMAASACRAGHVRVNGERVKPAHSVKAGDEVRLRVAGRERIVVVKHLLRKRVGAPVAAEAYVDNSPPPPPREELVVAPRRDRGAGRPTKRERRETERLRGR from the coding sequence ATGGTGTCGGACGAGGGAGCCGTACGCGTCGACAGCTGGATCTGGTCCGTACGGCTGACGAAAACCCGCTCGATGGCCGCCTCCGCCTGCCGGGCCGGCCACGTGCGGGTCAACGGCGAGCGCGTCAAGCCCGCCCACTCCGTCAAGGCGGGGGACGAGGTGCGGCTGCGCGTCGCCGGCCGCGAGCGGATCGTGGTCGTGAAGCACCTGCTGCGGAAGCGGGTCGGGGCGCCCGTCGCGGCGGAGGCCTACGTGGACAACAGCCCGCCGCCGCCCCCGCGCGAGGAGCTCGTGGTGGCCCCGCGCCGCGACCGCGGCGCCGGGCGCCCCACCAAGCGGGAGCGGCGGGAGACGGAGCGGCTGCGCGGCCGGTGA
- a CDS encoding TetR/AcrR family transcriptional regulator, whose protein sequence is MTTEIATTVFSAASPAAARERILRTAYALFSRRGVRDVGIDEVIRRSKVAKATLYRHFPSKDALVLAFLEMREKNWTLGFVETEARRLGKTPEERLLAIFDVFDGWFRSPEFDACAFINVLLEMRPEHPLGRASIRHLDTIRGVVRTLAEEAGLRDPENFARSWHILMKGSIISATEGDSDAARRARAMARLLIEQHR, encoded by the coding sequence ATGACCACCGAGATCGCAACCACCGTATTTTCCGCGGCATCTCCCGCGGCGGCCCGGGAACGCATTCTGCGCACGGCCTACGCGTTGTTCTCCCGGCGCGGTGTCCGCGATGTGGGCATCGACGAGGTGATTCGCCGTTCGAAGGTGGCAAAAGCCACCCTCTACCGGCATTTTCCGTCGAAGGACGCGCTGGTTCTGGCGTTTCTGGAGATGCGGGAGAAAAACTGGACGCTCGGTTTCGTCGAGACGGAGGCGCGGCGTCTCGGGAAAACGCCGGAGGAACGCCTGCTGGCGATTTTCGACGTCTTCGACGGGTGGTTCCGCAGCCCGGAGTTCGATGCCTGCGCGTTCATCAACGTGCTGCTGGAAATGCGGCCGGAACATCCGCTGGGCCGGGCCAGTATCCGGCACCTGGACACCATACGGGGCGTGGTGCGCACGCTGGCCGAGGAGGCCGGCCTCCGGGACCCGGAGAACTTCGCGCGTTCCTGGCACATCCTGATGAAGGGCTCGATCATCTCCGCCACCGAGGGGGACTCCGACGCCGCCCGGCGGGCCCGGGCGATGGCGCGGCTCCTCATCGAGCAGCACCGCTGA
- a CDS encoding STAS domain-containing protein, whose product MPSETDLSSSPPVHAGVHTITRAPGGDAVVAPWGEVDYDSAPLLYRAVNGLTAGDGGVVLDMADVTFMDIAGLHFLRYLHSYGEEHRRAVTTVNWGRQPQRVLTLAGSLMDEPPLGAGR is encoded by the coding sequence ATGCCTTCAGAGACAGACCTGTCTTCCTCGCCCCCCGTACACGCGGGGGTCCACACCATCACCCGGGCCCCCGGCGGTGATGCCGTCGTGGCGCCGTGGGGAGAGGTCGACTACGACTCCGCGCCCCTCCTCTACCGGGCCGTGAACGGGCTGACCGCCGGCGACGGCGGAGTGGTGCTGGACATGGCCGACGTCACCTTCATGGACATCGCCGGACTGCACTTCCTCCGGTACCTGCACTCCTACGGCGAAGAGCACCGGCGGGCGGTGACCACGGTCAACTGGGGCCGCCAGCCGCAGCGCGTGCTCACCCTGGCCGGCTCCCTCATGGACGAGCCACCGCTCGGGGCCGGCCGCTGA
- a CDS encoding DUF4383 domain-containing protein — MHVRHDERTAVGRSPVRTAAQAVGAVFLLVGVLGFIPGITTDYDSLSFAGHDSGAELFGIFQVSVLHNLVHLAFGVAGLAMARTASLARAYLVGGGAVYLALWLYGLVIDKGSDANFVPLNSADDWLHFFLGIGMIGLGILLGRRHGRTA, encoded by the coding sequence ATGCACGTCCGCCATGATGAGAGAACCGCAGTCGGCAGGTCCCCGGTGCGCACCGCCGCGCAGGCGGTGGGGGCGGTCTTCCTGCTCGTCGGCGTCCTCGGCTTCATCCCGGGCATCACCACCGACTACGACTCGCTCTCCTTCGCGGGCCACGACTCCGGAGCGGAACTGTTCGGGATCTTCCAGGTCTCCGTCCTGCACAACCTCGTCCACCTGGCCTTCGGGGTCGCCGGACTGGCCATGGCGCGGACGGCTTCCCTGGCCCGCGCGTACCTCGTCGGCGGCGGCGCCGTCTATCTGGCGCTCTGGCTGTACGGCCTGGTCATCGACAAGGGCTCGGACGCCAACTTCGTCCCGCTGAACTCCGCCGACGACTGGCTGCACTTCTTCCTGGGCATCGGCATGATCGGCCTGGGAATCCTGCTCGGCCGCAGGCACGGACGCACCGCCTGA